One region of Pseudomonadota bacterium genomic DNA includes:
- a CDS encoding aminotransferase class V-fold PLP-dependent enzyme, with product GTLNVPGIVGFGRAAQLLARERHDDAQRLLRLRRRLHQHLRNNLDEVYLNGAGDPHRLPGNLNVSFAFVEGEALMMAIKDVAVSSGSACTSASLEPSYVLRALGVGEELAHSSIRFGLGKFNTEEEVDYVGELVVEHVKRLRDMSPLFEMHQEGIDMSSIQWEAH from the coding sequence GGTACCCTGAACGTCCCGGGCATCGTGGGCTTCGGTAGGGCCGCGCAGCTCTTGGCCAGAGAGCGGCACGACGATGCCCAACGCCTGCTGAGGCTGCGGCGGCGACTGCATCAGCACCTGCGCAACAATCTCGACGAAGTCTATTTGAACGGCGCCGGCGATCCTCACCGGCTTCCTGGCAATCTCAATGTCTCCTTCGCCTTCGTCGAAGGCGAGGCGCTCATGATGGCGATCAAGGACGTGGCGGTATCCTCCGGAAGCGCCTGCACGAGCGCCAGCCTGGAACCTAGCTACGTGTTGCGCGCGCTGGGCGTCGGCGAGGAGCTGGCTCATAGCTCGATTCGCTTCGGCTTGGGCAAGTTCAATACCGAAGAGGAAGTCGACTACGTGGGTGAGCTCGTCGTCGAGCATGTGAAGCGCTTGCGTGACATGTCTCCTTTGTTCGAGATGCATCAGGAAGGTATCGACATGAGCTCGATCCAGTGGGAGGCCCATTGA